One Miscanthus floridulus cultivar M001 chromosome 11, ASM1932011v1, whole genome shotgun sequence DNA window includes the following coding sequences:
- the LOC136491971 gene encoding uncharacterized protein codes for MAPFGPWADIPPKPLALVGNGLHLLEFYCRARGVCTAWRAALPPPVPSLVIVTIPPPGASSLYRHFPEVFALFLPAERLFPLTTFRRGSLCVGSSNGWLAVDARSCSLGIYLVSRLSGGKEIRLLPLRNDNKPVPKIVFAPNPKPDDYVAIAICDLRRLAYTKTRDMKWMILDVAIGERDKLIDLAYDTDDGKVYCVTLLGDVHVLHIPRRQRRRPIVEPLLAERAGLPFDPAAAYAPPYDTVSKFTGVKNVFFFGGNLYQVWRNVMKDDIFVLKYNPERRPCWDAVTNLGGYSVFVGKNHPVVLQPKDAPGVTANCVYWINERSRNEPMVFDMVTRTSTLHPSAAKAMSPSFEPVCCWYFLDDKITEVQADNGRKRRQSIDHCEQVSKTSRKAH; via the coding sequence ATGGCGCCGTTCGGTCCTTGGGCGGATATTCCCCCGAAGCCCCTCGCCCTCGTCGGCAATGGCCTCCACCTGCTAGAATTCTACTGTCGTGCCCGCGGCGTCTGCACGGCGTGGCGCGCCGCCCTCCCGCCTCCAGTCCCTTCGCTCGTCATCGTCACCATCCCACCACCCGGCGCTTCTTCCCTCTACCGGCACTTCCCGGAGGTGTTCGCCCTGTTCCTGCCGGCGGAGCGATTGTTCCCCCTCACCACATTTCGACGTGGCAGCCTTTGCGTCGGCTCGAGCAACGGTTGGTTGGCCGTCGACGCTCGCTCCTGCAGCCTGGGGATCTACCTCGTGAGCCGTCTCTCGGGCGGCAAGGAGATCCGTCTCCTCCCGCTGAGGAACGACAACAAGCCTGTGCCAAAGATCGTGTTCGCGCCAAACCCCAAGCCTGATGACTATGTTGCCATTGCTATCTGCGACCTGCGTCGGCTAGCCTACACCAAGACACGGGACATGAAGTGGATGATCCTCGACGTTGCCATTGGGGAGAGGGACAAGCTCATCGACCTGGCCTACGACACCGACGACGGCAAGGTCTACTGCGTCACCTTGTTGGGAGACGTGCACGTGCTCCACATCCCCCGGCGACAGCGACGGAGGCCCATCGTTGAACCCTTGCTGGCCGAGCGCGCCGGCCTCCCGTTCGACCCCGCCGCCGCCTACGCCCCGCCCTACGACACCGTGTCCAAGTTCACAGGCGTCAAGAATGTCTTCTTCTTCGGCGGTAACTTGTACCAGGTGTGGCGGAACGTGATGAAAGACGACATCTTCGTCCTCAAGTACAACCCCGAGCGCCGGCCATGCTGGGACGCGGTGACGAACCTGGGAGGCTACTCGGTGTTCGTCGGCAAGAACCATCCCGTGGTGCTGCAACCAAAGGATGCGCCAGGGGTGACGGCCAACTGCGTGTACTGGATCAATGAGCGGTCGAGGAATGAGCCCATGGTGTTCGACATGGTCACCAGGACCTCGACACTTCACCCTTCCGCCGCCAAAGCAATGTCTCCCTCGTTCGAACCAGTCTGCTGCTGGTACTTCTTGGATGACAAGATTACAGAGGTCCAAGCAGACAATGGAAGAAAACGACGTCAAAGTATAGATCATTGCGAGCAGGTCTCCAAGACTAGTCGGAAGGCTCACTAG
- the LOC136490910 gene encoding uncharacterized protein produces the protein MNFEDIWNDSTYKKTRLPRKAPVLVVVCPLDPDLLYFTLEQRLFGVCVSQQKVVHYEAYELVNVPWPPLPACSRYVLTWDLPRAQAVAPGAAALDKATTCYADTTRVPSELPFDLITEHIYRILPASDVLCARLVNRNWNRACDTGYLGRIQPARGGSIPLGFLLSTDKLQRHGSVGLKIRRRFKGLEENFPARDARIIASSCGLYLVYMRNPEGMVILNPAVGQSHTVYPPVSAEESDYTGMAVTFQDGLQMASYSIVVPYRPCFINADAENARIRFRTWNSQDGVWRINPSVIDLDDFNPRNVVAVGDVIYYHISRDELVFYDLSEGQPGQLDMPLEAAGITEIALCSRQGALAIMSYDLASETVNIYTLEVNAWILKEGIAMEPIVERNRFAFRSLSLNLRSRAAEDEWEALFDIQLIGYVDPGWLLIRQRHGWIIIDVLTETARRVHLGQMQKLFFGSRQSSFLRLS, from the exons ATGAACTTCGAGGATATCTGGAATGACTCCACCTACAAGAAGACCCGGCTGCCGCGTAAAGCCCCCGTGCTTGTGGTCGTGTGCCCGCTGGATCCAGACTTGCTCTACTTCACTCTGGAGCAGCGCCTCTTCGGCGTCTGTGTGTCCCAGCAGAAGGTAGTGCACTACGAAGCCTATGAGCTGGTGAACGTCCCATGGCCGCCGCTGCCGGCATGCAGCCGCTATGTACTCACTTGGGACCTGCCACGGGCACAAGCGGTTGCCCCAGGCGCCGCAG CTCTTGATAAAGCAACCACCTGTTATGCTGATACAACAAGGGTCCCCAGT GAACTTCCATTTGACCTCATAACAGAGCACATTTATCGCATTCTTCCCGCATCAGATGTGTTATGTGCTAGACTGGTGAATCGCAACTGGAACAGGGCATGTGATACTGGATATCTTGGTCGGATTCAGCCTGCGCGTGGGGGTAGCATCCCCCTTGGATTCTTATTGTCTACAGACAAACTTCAGAGACATGGTTCTGTGGGATTGAAAATACGAAGGCGTTTTAAGGGGCTCGAAGAGAATTTTCCTGCTCGTGATGCACGGATCATCGCATCCAGCTGTGGACTATATCTTGTCTATATGAGAAATCCAGAAGGGATGGTAATATTGAACCCAGCTGTGGGTCAGAGTCATACAGTCTACCCCCCAGTGAGTGCTGAGGAGAGTGATTATACTGGCATGGCTGTGACATTCCAAGATGGCCTGCAAATGGCAAGTTACTCAATTGTGGTACCTTATCGACCCTGTTTTATCAATGCTGATGCTGAGAATGCAAGAATAAGGTTCCGTACTTGGAACTCCCAGGATGGGGTGTGGAGAATCAATCCTTCTGTCATTGACCTCGATGATTTCAACCCCAGAAATGTCGTGGCGGTGGGTGATGTCATTTACTATCATATATCCAGAGATGAGCTGGTTTTCTATGATCTTAGCGAGGGACAGCCAGGTCAATTGGATATGCCGCTTGAGGCCGCTGGAATTACAGAAATCGCTCTATGCAGCCGGCAGGGAGCACTGGCCATCATGTCTTATGATTTGGCAAGTGAAACTGTGAACATATATACCTTAGAAGTTAATGCATGGATCCTTAAAGAAGGCATTGCAATGGAGCCGATTGTTGAACGTAACAGATTTGCATTCCGGAGCTTATCACTCAACTTGAGGAGTAGAGCGGCTGAAGATGAGTGGGAAGCTCTCTTTGACATCCAGTTGATTGGATACGTTGATCCCGGGTGGTTGCTCATCCGCCAACGACATGGTTGGATCATTATCGACGTGCTTACCGAGACGGCAAGAAGGGTACATCTGGGGCAAATGCAGAAACTGTTCTTTGGAAGTCGGCAAAGCAGCTTTCTGCGTTTGTCTTAG